The window TGAAGAGGGGAAATTATCTCTTACTGACCTGGCTTCCCATGCGGAAGGGCTTGGAGAAGTAGGCAGGGAAAGTGGTAAACAGGAATATCTGGAAAGTCTGATTAATCAGTATTTATAATACAAATGCCGTTAACAAAGTATCTAATTTTTAACAACTAAAACTATATGAGACTATGCAAATAATAGATTCGGGCACGAAATATTCTTCAGGAACAAAGGCAGAAATCAACATGGTATATGTCACCATGCTTACATTGGTTGCCACTTTGGGAGGGCTTTTGTTCGGATATGATACAGCCGTTATTTCGGGGGCAGAAAAGTCCATTCAGGAATATTTAATTATCCCATTGGGACTGAGTTCATTGGCTCATGGAGCCACTATTTCCAGTGCATTGATAGGGTGTGTCATCGGAGGGGTTGTTTCCGGATATTTTTCAACCAGATTAGGAAGGAAAAAATCACTGATGGTAGCTGCATTTTTATTTTTCATCAGTGCCTTGGGAGCTGCTTATCCTGAATTTTTATTTTTTAAGCAGGGTGAACAATCATTGGGTGTTTTGCTGGCTTTTAACTTTTATAGAATTATTGGAGGAATTGGTGTTGGTCTTGCTTCCGCGGTTTGCCCGATGTATATTGGAGAAATAGCCCCTGCTGAAGTTCGTGGAAGATTGGTTTCTCTAAATCAGTTTGCCATAATTTTTGGGATGCTGGTAGTATATTTTGTCAACTGGGGTATTGCCTACGGAAAATCAGTAGAATGGATCAACGATATCGGCTGGCGTTATATGTTTTTATCCCTGACAATTCCGGCTGCCTTATTCGGGATTTTACTGTTTTTTGTTCCGGAAACTCCCCGATATTTAACCTTAACTAAAAAAGATGATGAAGCGCTTAAAATTTTAACAAAAATTAATGGGCAGCTTAGAGGACATGAAATTTTTCAGGAAATTAAGGGAACTGTTGCTCAACATAAAAGTGAGCTTTTTACATTCGGGAAAACAGTTATTATTATTGGAATTTTACTTTCTGTTTTTCAGCAGTTTGTGGGAATTAATGTAGCTTTATACTATGCTCCGAGGATTTTTGAGAGCATGGGTGTTCATAAAGATGCTTCAATGCTGCAAACTGTTGTTATGGGATTGGTTAACGTTATCTTTACAGTGGTTGCTATTTTCACGGTTGATAAATGGGGAAGAAAACCATTACTGATCGTAGGTTCCATAGGAATGGCAATGGGAATGTTTGCCATTGCCATTTTCTCTTATTTGCATATTATCGGAATTGCAACTTTGGTTTTCATCATCATCTATACCGCATCTTTTATGATGTCCTGGGGACCGATTTGTTGGGTTTTGATCTCAGAACTTTTTCCTAATAAAATCAGGGGGGCAGCGATTGCAGTTGCAGTTGCAGCTCAATGGGCCGCCAATTACCTGATCTCCTCCACCTATCCTTTTATGATGGAGTTTAGCGGAGCTTTTACTTATGGTTTTTAC of the Chryseobacterium viscerum genome contains:
- the xylE gene encoding D-xylose transporter XylE; its protein translation is MQIIDSGTKYSSGTKAEINMVYVTMLTLVATLGGLLFGYDTAVISGAEKSIQEYLIIPLGLSSLAHGATISSALIGCVIGGVVSGYFSTRLGRKKSLMVAAFLFFISALGAAYPEFLFFKQGEQSLGVLLAFNFYRIIGGIGVGLASAVCPMYIGEIAPAEVRGRLVSLNQFAIIFGMLVVYFVNWGIAYGKSVEWINDIGWRYMFLSLTIPAALFGILLFFVPETPRYLTLTKKDDEALKILTKINGQLRGHEIFQEIKGTVAQHKSELFTFGKTVIIIGILLSVFQQFVGINVALYYAPRIFESMGVHKDASMLQTVVMGLVNVIFTVVAIFTVDKWGRKPLLIVGSIGMAMGMFAIAIFSYLHIIGIATLVFIIIYTASFMMSWGPICWVLISELFPNKIRGAAIAVAVAAQWAANYLISSTYPFMMEFSGAFTYGFYGVMSVLSLFFVWKMVPETKGKSLEEIEKLWKS